Proteins co-encoded in one Oreochromis aureus strain Israel breed Guangdong linkage group 3, ZZ_aureus, whole genome shotgun sequence genomic window:
- the LOC120437413 gene encoding heat shock 70 kDa protein 12A-like isoform X1 encodes MDNSYIIAIDFGTAYSGYAFSLTKREAETEPRLKYWGKQVSLRTPKTPTCILFDEHEKFLSFGYEAQSVYFRTRGDEARKKFFFECFKMSLYGKKLNSDVTIEAANGRSMKALKVFTEALRYLKEDALKFISENAGGKQFIASDFTWVVTVPAIWDPSAKQFMREAAMQAGIVTAGKEDRLVIALESEAASVWCKKLPADGFEREKNSEVTFEQASGTQYIVVDCGGGTIDITVHEVLEGGALKELHKASGNDFGGQTVDKKFKEFLREIFSDSLWDAYEKEHPGELQKMMYEISVLKENDDDVEISCPYNLGEMAKEKQKMEKFFKSVRGVSWNEGSIKVSKEKVRSFFAESLNGITKSLREILKKDFRIEYILLVGGYAQSLILRQHITNHFGDQCKVLCPSHPQEAIMKGAVMFGRNPALVASRISAFTYGVSLSLRFDASKHRADKKYTNKEGEWCDGIFCVLVNENEEVGWDKTSEYNCTPVERDQTAVTFAFYRTERKIQGLIYVDEWGIENIGSIILESPDTARGMNREIRLEIKFGATEMTATAIDVDSGSNVKIDLDFMAKSMRSFRNNVWQK; translated from the exons ATGGATAACTCATACATCATAGCGATAGACTTTGGCACTGCGTACAGTGGATATGCTTTCAGTCTGACAAAAAGAGAAGCAGAAACTGAACCTCGTTTAAAATACTGGGGTAAACAGGTTTCACTGAGGACCCCAAAGACTCCGACCTGCATCCTTTTTGATGAACATGAAAAATTTCTCAGCTTTGGTTATGAAGCCCAGTCAGTTTATTTTAGAACACGCGGTGATGAAGCCAGAAAGAAATTCTTCTTTGAATGCTTCAAGATGTCCCTCTATGGCAAA AAGCTTAACAGTGATGTGACAATTGAAGCTGCAAATGGAAGATCGATGAAGGCACTGAAGGTGTTCACAGAAGCTCTGAGATACCTGAAGGAGGACGCTCTGAAATTCATCTCAGAAAATGCTGGTGGGAAGCAGTTCATAGCCTCTGACTTCACCTGGGTGGTGACTGTACCTGCCATCTGGGATCCTTCAGCAAAACAGTTCATGAGAGAAGCTGCGATGCAg GCAGGTATTGTGACCGCAGGAAAGGAAGACAGATTGGTCATTGCACTGGAATCAGAAGCAGCCTCAGTCTGGTGTAAGAAGCTGCCAGCTGATGgttttgaaagagaaaaaaatagtgAAGTCACATTTGAACAGGCTTCAGGAACACAATACATTGTGGTGGACTGTGGAG GTGGAACCATTGACATCACTGTTCATGAAGTCCTGGAGGGAGGAGCCCTGAAAGAGCTGCACAAGGCCTCGGGAAATGATTTTGGGGGACAAACTGTGGATAAAAAATTCAAAGAGTTCCTCAGAGAAATCTTCAGTGATAGTTTGTGGGATGCATATGAAAAAGAGCATCCAGGAGAGCTGCAGAAGATGATGTATGAAATATCAGTTTTAAAAGagaatgatgatgatgtggaGATCAGCTGCCCATATAACCTGGGTGAAATggcaaaagaaaagcagaaaatggaaaagttttttaaatcagtgagAGGTGTTTCCTGGAATGAAGGATCCATCAAAGTCTCAAAAGAGAAAGTACGATCTTTCTTTGCTGAGAGTCTGAATGGCATCACCAAGAGTCTCAGAGAAATCCTGAAGAAAGATTTCAGGATTGAGTACATTCTGTTAGTCGGGGGCTACGCTCAAAGCCTGATTCTGCGTCAGCATATTACCAATCACTTTGGTGATCAGTGTAAAGTTCTGTGTCCTTCTCATCCTCAAGAAGCAATCATGAAGGGAGCTGTGATGTTTGGAAGAAACCCAGCATTGGTGGCATCTCGAATAAGTGCCTTTACTTATGGGGTTTCTTTGTCTCTTAGGTTTGATGCATCCAAGCATAGAGCAGACAAGaaatacacaaacaaagagGGTGAGTGGTGTGATGGTATTTTCTGTGTACTGGTGAATGAAAATGAGGAAGTGGGCTGGGATAAAACCAGTGAGTACAACTGCACTCCAGTAGAAAGAGATCAGACAGCGGTCACCTTTGCATTTTATCGCACAGAGAGAAAAATCCAAGGTCTAATATATGTAGATGAGTGGGGAATAGAGAACATTGGTTCTATTATTCTTGAGTCACCTGACACAGCAAGAGGCATGAATCGTGAAATCAGACTAGAAATCAAGTTTGGTGCCACAGAAATGACGGCCACAGCCATAGATGTAGATTCAGGTTCAAACGTTAAAATTGACCTTGATTTTATGGCTAAATCAATGAGATCATTCAGAAACAATGTGTGGCAGAAGTGA
- the LOC120437413 gene encoding heat shock 70 kDa protein 12A-like isoform X2 has product MKALKVFTEALRYLKEDALKFISENAGGKQFIASDFTWVVTVPAIWDPSAKQFMREAAMQAGIVTAGKEDRLVIALESEAASVWCKKLPADGFEREKNSEVTFEQASGTQYIVVDCGGGTIDITVHEVLEGGALKELHKASGNDFGGQTVDKKFKEFLREIFSDSLWDAYEKEHPGELQKMMYEISVLKENDDDVEISCPYNLGEMAKEKQKMEKFFKSVRGVSWNEGSIKVSKEKVRSFFAESLNGITKSLREILKKDFRIEYILLVGGYAQSLILRQHITNHFGDQCKVLCPSHPQEAIMKGAVMFGRNPALVASRISAFTYGVSLSLRFDASKHRADKKYTNKEGEWCDGIFCVLVNENEEVGWDKTSEYNCTPVERDQTAVTFAFYRTERKIQGLIYVDEWGIENIGSIILESPDTARGMNREIRLEIKFGATEMTATAIDVDSGSNVKIDLDFMAKSMRSFRNNVWQK; this is encoded by the exons ATGAAGGCACTGAAGGTGTTCACAGAAGCTCTGAGATACCTGAAGGAGGACGCTCTGAAATTCATCTCAGAAAATGCTGGTGGGAAGCAGTTCATAGCCTCTGACTTCACCTGGGTGGTGACTGTACCTGCCATCTGGGATCCTTCAGCAAAACAGTTCATGAGAGAAGCTGCGATGCAg GCAGGTATTGTGACCGCAGGAAAGGAAGACAGATTGGTCATTGCACTGGAATCAGAAGCAGCCTCAGTCTGGTGTAAGAAGCTGCCAGCTGATGgttttgaaagagaaaaaaatagtgAAGTCACATTTGAACAGGCTTCAGGAACACAATACATTGTGGTGGACTGTGGAG GTGGAACCATTGACATCACTGTTCATGAAGTCCTGGAGGGAGGAGCCCTGAAAGAGCTGCACAAGGCCTCGGGAAATGATTTTGGGGGACAAACTGTGGATAAAAAATTCAAAGAGTTCCTCAGAGAAATCTTCAGTGATAGTTTGTGGGATGCATATGAAAAAGAGCATCCAGGAGAGCTGCAGAAGATGATGTATGAAATATCAGTTTTAAAAGagaatgatgatgatgtggaGATCAGCTGCCCATATAACCTGGGTGAAATggcaaaagaaaagcagaaaatggaaaagttttttaaatcagtgagAGGTGTTTCCTGGAATGAAGGATCCATCAAAGTCTCAAAAGAGAAAGTACGATCTTTCTTTGCTGAGAGTCTGAATGGCATCACCAAGAGTCTCAGAGAAATCCTGAAGAAAGATTTCAGGATTGAGTACATTCTGTTAGTCGGGGGCTACGCTCAAAGCCTGATTCTGCGTCAGCATATTACCAATCACTTTGGTGATCAGTGTAAAGTTCTGTGTCCTTCTCATCCTCAAGAAGCAATCATGAAGGGAGCTGTGATGTTTGGAAGAAACCCAGCATTGGTGGCATCTCGAATAAGTGCCTTTACTTATGGGGTTTCTTTGTCTCTTAGGTTTGATGCATCCAAGCATAGAGCAGACAAGaaatacacaaacaaagagGGTGAGTGGTGTGATGGTATTTTCTGTGTACTGGTGAATGAAAATGAGGAAGTGGGCTGGGATAAAACCAGTGAGTACAACTGCACTCCAGTAGAAAGAGATCAGACAGCGGTCACCTTTGCATTTTATCGCACAGAGAGAAAAATCCAAGGTCTAATATATGTAGATGAGTGGGGAATAGAGAACATTGGTTCTATTATTCTTGAGTCACCTGACACAGCAAGAGGCATGAATCGTGAAATCAGACTAGAAATCAAGTTTGGTGCCACAGAAATGACGGCCACAGCCATAGATGTAGATTCAGGTTCAAACGTTAAAATTGACCTTGATTTTATGGCTAAATCAATGAGATCATTCAGAAACAATGTGTGGCAGAAGTGA
- the LOC116312117 gene encoding uncharacterized protein LOC116312117 isoform X2, whose translation MSTQSRNCNQAAAPQELSLAEMEKKLHEANMVVKHQEEQLNSVKESLCEMGAFYNVSLKEAGLAEMRHFYKEKLQEERSAHKETEEEFKSFKDRVAGEVDLALKTGNSENMNNPVNETRLKEMYVELRKDWAKIKTFLQTAQINPEEIKASIQHSFQCGAGEIKQKKELIQSAFNLNEDTQASQKVHEYTKLTLHNLQLAVYYGFKDTAGQAFHRQEGETHEDSKEKLLCKCYWLSGLLVLNDPPLQPDWKNHHPGQDAWNFFPQEIRADPAISLCQGLSASD comes from the exons ATGAGTACTCAAAGCAG AAATTGTAATCAAGCAGCAGCTCCACAGGAGCTGAG TTTGgctgagatggaaaaaaaacttcatgaggcaaa TATGGTGGTGAAACATCAAGAGGAGCAACTGAATTCAGTCAAAGAGAG tTTGTGTGAGATGGGAGCATTTTACAACGTGAGCCTCAAAGAAGCAGG TTTGGCTGAGATGAGACACTTTTACAAAGAGAAACTCCAAGAAGAAAG ATCTGCACATAAAGAAACTGAAGAAGAATTTAAATCATTCAAAGACAG AGTGGCAGGAGAGGTTGATCTTGCGCTAAAGACGGGGAACTCTGAAAACATGAACAACCCAGTGAATGAAACCAGACTGAAAGAGATGTATGTAGAGCTGAGGAAGGACTGGGCTAAGATCAAGACCTTTCTGCAGACAGCTCAGATAAACCCAGAGGAAATCAAGGCTTCAATTCAG CACAGCTTTCAATGTGGAGCAGGGGAAATAAAGCAGAAGAAGGAACTGATACAGTCAGCATTTAACCTAAATGAGGACACTCAAGCATCTCAGAAG GTTCATGAATACACAAAGTTAACCCTTCACAACCTTCAGCTTGCTGTTTACTATGGTTTCAAAGACACTGCTGGTCAG GCGTTCCACAGACAGGAAGGTGAAACTCACGAGGATAGCAAGGAAAAGCTCCTCTGTAAGTGCTACTGGCTGAGCGGCTTATTGGTGCTGAACGATCCCCCTCTTCAGCCTGACTGGAAAAATCATCATCCAGGGCAAGATGCTTGGAACTTTTTCCCACAAGAAATCAGAGCTGATCCTGCCATCTCACTCTGCCAGGGCCTCTCTGCATCAGACTGA
- the LOC116312117 gene encoding putative golgin subfamily A member 6-like protein 19 isoform X1: MSTQSRNCNQAAAPQELSLAEMEKKLHEANMVVKHQEEQLNSVKESLAEMEKKICEANMVIKLQEEQLNSVKESLCEMGAFYNVSLKEAGLAEMRHFYKEKLQEERSAHKETEEEFKSFKDRVAGEVDLALKTGNSENMNNPVNETRLKEMYVELRKDWAKIKTFLQTAQINPEEIKASIQHSFQCGAGEIKQKKELIQSAFNLNEDTQASQKVHEYTKLTLHNLQLAVYYGFKDTAGQAFHRQEGETHEDSKEKLLCKCYWLSGLLVLNDPPLQPDWKNHHPGQDAWNFFPQEIRADPAISLCQGLSASD; this comes from the exons ATGAGTACTCAAAGCAG AAATTGTAATCAAGCAGCAGCTCCACAGGAGCTGAG TTTGgctgagatggaaaaaaaacttcatgaggcaaa TATGGTGGTGAAACATCAAGAGGAGCAACTGAATTCAGTCAAAGAGAG TTTGgctgagatggaaaaaaaaatttgtgaggcaaa TATGGTGATAAAACTTCAAGAGGAGCAACTGAATTCAGTCAAAGAGAG tTTGTGTGAGATGGGAGCATTTTACAACGTGAGCCTCAAAGAAGCAGG TTTGGCTGAGATGAGACACTTTTACAAAGAGAAACTCCAAGAAGAAAG ATCTGCACATAAAGAAACTGAAGAAGAATTTAAATCATTCAAAGACAG AGTGGCAGGAGAGGTTGATCTTGCGCTAAAGACGGGGAACTCTGAAAACATGAACAACCCAGTGAATGAAACCAGACTGAAAGAGATGTATGTAGAGCTGAGGAAGGACTGGGCTAAGATCAAGACCTTTCTGCAGACAGCTCAGATAAACCCAGAGGAAATCAAGGCTTCAATTCAG CACAGCTTTCAATGTGGAGCAGGGGAAATAAAGCAGAAGAAGGAACTGATACAGTCAGCATTTAACCTAAATGAGGACACTCAAGCATCTCAGAAG GTTCATGAATACACAAAGTTAACCCTTCACAACCTTCAGCTTGCTGTTTACTATGGTTTCAAAGACACTGCTGGTCAG GCGTTCCACAGACAGGAAGGTGAAACTCACGAGGATAGCAAGGAAAAGCTCCTCTGTAAGTGCTACTGGCTGAGCGGCTTATTGGTGCTGAACGATCCCCCTCTTCAGCCTGACTGGAAAAATCATCATCCAGGGCAAGATGCTTGGAACTTTTTCCCACAAGAAATCAGAGCTGATCCTGCCATCTCACTCTGCCAGGGCCTCTCTGCATCAGACTGA